Proteins from one Blattabacterium cuenoti genomic window:
- a CDS encoding HU family DNA-binding protein produces the protein MTKADIITEIISETGSERIDTQKVIEIFMKKIKQSLISGENVYLRGFGSFIIKYRAKKLGRHISKDESIVIPAHNIPAFKPAKSFTELVKKNVPIKK, from the coding sequence ATGACAAAAGCAGATATAATAACAGAAATCATATCAGAAACTGGATCTGAAAGAATTGATACGCAAAAGGTTATAGAAATATTTATGAAAAAAATAAAACAAAGCCTTATTTCAGGAGAAAATGTTTATTTAAGAGGATTTGGATCATTTATTATTAAATATAGAGCAAAAAAATTAGGTCGTCATATATCTAAGGATGAATCGATTGTTATTCCAGCTCATAATATTCCAGCATTTAAACCCGCAAAATCTTTTACTGAATTAGTAAAAAAAAATGTTCCTATAAAAAAATAG
- a CDS encoding Rne/Rng family ribonuclease produces the protein MNKELIINAEKQEIKIALLEEGKLLELHKDIFNKKFSVGDIYLGIVKKILYGLNAAIIDIGHSKGAFLHYNDLGFQITKMLELISINKKFLDKNFEKIEKKENSINNILYPGQKILVQISKEPISNKGPKLTAKICIPGRYLVLIPFSEGISISKKIKKENLLETNRLLTYIQKIKPNEFGIIIRTASYNKIEKILYEELIFLIKKWKKILKNLIKLPPIRVLSEISKIYSLLRDTFNDDFKSIYCNNNFLCKEIYSYLSLIAPEKTNIIKYYKENIPIFKKYGIEKQIKIFLGKNVPLENGAYLIIEHTEALHVIDVNSGINNYIKKNCTESDRINNILTINLLAATEISRQLRLRDMGGIIVVDFIDMADPIQKKQLYEHLKEKMKNDRAKHKILPPNKFGLVQFTRHRVRPELNIININNNEKYKNSPIDYIYRLEFIIESIIKNKNHKRIKLHIHSFVSAYLKKGFPSIQQKWFFKYKKWIKIIPRNSFGYTDYQVFNKNNEIIYSSFH, from the coding sequence ATGAATAAAGAGTTAATTATAAATGCAGAAAAACAAGAAATAAAAATAGCTCTTTTAGAAGAAGGAAAATTATTAGAGCTTCATAAAGATATTTTCAATAAAAAATTTTCTGTAGGAGATATTTATTTAGGAATAGTAAAAAAAATTTTATATGGATTAAATGCTGCTATTATTGATATAGGACATTCTAAAGGTGCTTTTTTACATTATAATGATCTTGGATTTCAAATAACTAAAATGTTAGAATTAATTTCTATAAATAAAAAATTTTTAGATAAAAATTTTGAAAAAATTGAAAAAAAGGAAAATTCTATAAATAATATATTATATCCTGGACAAAAAATTTTAGTTCAAATTTCAAAAGAACCTATTTCTAATAAAGGACCAAAACTAACTGCAAAAATTTGTATACCAGGAAGATATTTGGTTCTTATACCTTTTTCAGAGGGTATTTCCATTTCTAAAAAAATAAAAAAAGAAAATTTATTAGAAACAAATAGATTGCTTACTTACATACAGAAAATAAAACCTAATGAATTTGGTATAATAATTCGTACAGCTTCCTATAATAAAATAGAAAAAATTTTATATGAAGAATTAATTTTTTTAATAAAAAAATGGAAAAAAATATTAAAAAATCTGATAAAATTACCTCCAATTAGAGTATTAAGTGAAATAAGTAAAATTTATTCTTTATTAAGAGATACATTTAACGATGATTTTAAATCTATTTATTGTAATAATAATTTTTTATGTAAAGAAATTTATTCCTATTTATCTTTAATAGCTCCAGAAAAAACTAATATAATTAAATATTATAAAGAAAATATTCCCATATTTAAAAAATATGGAATAGAAAAACAAATAAAAATTTTTTTAGGTAAAAATGTTCCTCTTGAAAATGGAGCATATCTTATTATAGAACATACTGAAGCTTTACATGTTATTGATGTTAATAGTGGAATAAATAATTATATAAAAAAAAATTGTACAGAATCGGATCGAATTAATAATATATTAACAATTAATCTTTTAGCAGCAACAGAAATATCTAGACAACTTAGATTAAGAGATATGGGAGGTATAATTGTAGTTGATTTTATAGATATGGCTGACCCTATTCAAAAAAAACAATTATATGAACATTTAAAGGAAAAAATGAAAAATGACAGAGCTAAACACAAAATTTTGCCTCCTAATAAATTTGGTTTAGTTCAATTTACTCGTCATAGAGTAAGACCTGAATTAAATATAATAAATATAAATAATAATGAAAAATATAAAAATTCTCCTATTGATTATATTTATCGTTTAGAATTTATTATAGAATCGATTATAAAAAATAAAAATCATAAAAGAATAAAATTACATATACATTCTTTTGTTTCAGCTTATTTAAAAAAAGGATTTCCTTCTATTCAACAAAAATGGTTTTTTAAATATAAAAAATGGATTAAAATAATTCCAAGAAATTCATTTGGATATACAGATTACCAAGTATTTAATAAAAATAATGAAATTATATATTCTTCTTTTCATTGA